The Candidatus Koribacter versatilis Ellin345 genome has a segment encoding these proteins:
- a CDS encoding ABC transporter substrate-binding protein, whose amino-acid sequence MRKLLFALVAMLLFSLSCALSKPDPNTLVMIIESSPTNLDPRIGLDAQSERVDELLFDALVRRDEHFNLQPSLAERWEIPDPLTYIFHLRHDVRFHNGQLLTSRDVKWTLDSLISGKLISPKASTYNSISSVEAPDDWTVILHLKQAYSSLLWNLSDGAFGVVPNGSTGSFSQQPIGSGPFKFVSARQDRDLVIERNDQYWGEKPHLQRVRFIVVPDETTQALELRKGSADAVINALKADTVRVLQNEKSIQIDVSPGSNYAYLAFNMRDPILKDVRVRQAIAYAIDRQEIIHYLMNDMAKPANSVLPPQSWASNPGAKGYPHDPDAANRLLDSAGYMKKNGNRFQLAMKTSTDGATRVLAAALQQQMRAIGIDLQIRTFEFATFYSDVTKGAYQIHSLRWIGGNQDPDIFESIFATDSFAPKRQNRTFYSNPRVDELIKIGRSTVKQEDRKRAYFELQEIVNRDVPYVNLWYFDNVLVHTVRVRNLHVSAAGNYDFLLTAELAN is encoded by the coding sequence ATGCGTAAGCTGCTCTTCGCGCTGGTTGCTATGCTGCTGTTTTCTCTTTCCTGTGCGCTCAGCAAGCCCGACCCCAACACGCTAGTGATGATCATCGAGAGCAGCCCAACGAATCTCGATCCCCGCATCGGCCTCGACGCGCAATCCGAACGCGTCGACGAACTTCTTTTCGACGCCCTCGTCCGTCGCGACGAACACTTCAACCTCCAACCCTCTCTCGCCGAACGATGGGAAATCCCAGACCCGCTGACGTACATCTTTCATCTGCGACACGATGTCCGCTTCCACAACGGTCAATTGCTCACTTCACGGGATGTGAAGTGGACTCTCGACTCTCTCATTTCCGGCAAGCTCATCAGCCCCAAGGCCAGCACGTACAACAGCATCTCGTCCGTCGAAGCGCCTGATGACTGGACCGTCATCCTTCATCTCAAGCAAGCATATTCGTCCTTGCTTTGGAACCTGAGCGACGGCGCCTTCGGGGTCGTCCCCAACGGCAGCACCGGCAGCTTCTCGCAACAGCCGATTGGTTCTGGTCCGTTCAAGTTCGTCTCAGCGCGCCAGGACCGCGATCTGGTGATCGAGCGCAACGATCAGTACTGGGGCGAGAAACCTCACCTGCAGCGCGTGCGCTTCATCGTGGTGCCCGACGAAACCACGCAGGCCCTCGAACTCCGTAAAGGCAGCGCCGATGCTGTGATCAACGCTCTGAAAGCCGACACCGTTCGCGTGCTCCAGAACGAAAAGAGCATCCAGATCGACGTCTCACCGGGCAGCAACTACGCCTACCTCGCCTTCAACATGCGCGACCCGATCCTCAAAGACGTGCGCGTGCGGCAGGCAATCGCATATGCCATTGATCGCCAGGAGATCATCCACTATCTGATGAACGACATGGCGAAGCCTGCGAACAGCGTGCTTCCGCCGCAAAGCTGGGCCAGCAATCCGGGCGCGAAGGGTTATCCCCATGATCCTGACGCGGCCAATCGCCTGCTGGATAGCGCTGGCTATATGAAGAAAAACGGCAACCGTTTTCAATTGGCGATGAAAACATCCACCGATGGCGCCACTCGTGTGCTCGCCGCCGCGTTGCAACAACAGATGCGAGCGATCGGCATTGATCTGCAGATCCGCACCTTTGAGTTCGCCACTTTCTATTCCGACGTAACCAAGGGCGCCTATCAGATCCACTCGTTGCGATGGATCGGCGGTAATCAAGACCCCGACATCTTCGAGAGCATCTTCGCCACCGATAGTTTCGCGCCGAAGCGCCAGAACCGCACCTTCTACTCCAATCCTCGCGTGGACGAACTCATCAAGATCGGTCGCAGCACGGTGAAGCAAGAGGATCGCAAGCGCGCCTATTTCGAACTGCAAGAGATCGTGAATCGCGATGTCCCTTACGTGAACCTCTGGTACTTCGACAACGTCCTCGTCCATACAGTTCGAGTGCGCAACCTGCATGTCTCTGCGGCCGGCAATTACGATTTTCTGCTGACGGCCGAACTCGCAAATTAG
- a CDS encoding CopM family metallochaperone gives MTPSFPIRIALISALLIAGFALGAAAQMSVADHRFMDEMTRSMSTMDQDMASVCMTGDTDRDFAAMMLPHHRGAIDMAKAELRYGTDPVMRRLAQEILVDQQSEIDAMNLWLGKRQSLKTGEAPCASH, from the coding sequence GTGACCCCTTCCTTTCCAATTCGCATTGCGCTTATTTCTGCCCTGCTGATCGCTGGGTTCGCGTTAGGCGCGGCCGCCCAGATGTCGGTCGCCGACCACCGCTTCATGGACGAGATGACACGCAGTATGTCCACCATGGACCAAGACATGGCATCGGTTTGCATGACCGGCGACACAGACCGCGATTTTGCGGCGATGATGCTTCCTCATCACCGCGGCGCTATCGATATGGCGAAAGCCGAGCTGCGTTATGGAACGGACCCAGTGATGCGTCGACTCGCACAGGAAATCCTCGTGGATCAACAATCCGAGATCGACGCCATGAATCTTTGGTTGGGCAAGCGACAATCCTTAAAAACAGGAGAAGCACCATGCGCATCGCACTGA
- the rpsO gene encoding 30S ribosomal protein S15: MLAREHKTNIIEQYKTHANDTGSPEVQIAILSTRITELTDHFKAHKKDHASRRGLLMMVSKRRSLLDYLKKYDTERYKSVIQKLGIRK; encoded by the coding sequence GTGTTAGCCCGAGAGCATAAAACCAATATTATCGAGCAGTACAAGACGCACGCGAACGACACCGGCAGCCCCGAGGTCCAGATCGCGATTTTGAGCACGCGGATCACCGAGCTGACGGACCACTTCAAAGCGCACAAGAAGGATCACGCTTCGCGCCGCGGTCTTTTGATGATGGTCAGCAAGCGTCGCAGCTTGCTCGACTACCTCAAGAAGTACGATACCGAGCGTTACAAGTCTGTGATTCAGAAACTCGGCATCCGCAAGTAA
- the xth gene encoding exodeoxyribonuclease III, producing the protein MSYDANVLIASWNVNSIRARLGIVSDWIAKNHPDVLLMQELKATEFPAEAFHALGYQAAAVTQKAYNGVAVLSRLPVETVRTALRGDEADSHARYLETRIDGLRVVNIYAPNGNPIGTEKFSYKLAWLDRLIQEMQSWLKDDIPTVVAGDYNIIPEDIDCHKPSSWIRDALFQPEPRERYRALLAMGYTDAFRTLHPGETGQFTFWDYFRKAFETNRGIRIDHFLLSPSLKPRLAKCHIDTEPRKLEKPSDHTPIVLELH; encoded by the coding sequence ATGTCGTATGATGCCAACGTGCTTATCGCTTCCTGGAACGTGAACTCCATCCGCGCCCGCCTCGGCATCGTGAGCGACTGGATCGCCAAGAACCATCCCGACGTCCTGCTCATGCAGGAACTCAAAGCCACCGAGTTCCCTGCCGAAGCCTTTCATGCGCTCGGCTACCAGGCCGCCGCCGTCACCCAGAAGGCCTACAACGGTGTCGCCGTGCTCTCGCGCCTGCCGGTCGAAACCGTGCGCACCGCCCTGCGTGGCGACGAAGCCGATAGCCACGCCCGCTATCTCGAAACCCGCATTGACGGCCTGCGCGTGGTCAACATCTACGCGCCGAACGGCAATCCCATCGGCACCGAGAAGTTCAGCTACAAGCTCGCGTGGTTAGATCGCTTAATCCAGGAAATGCAAAGCTGGCTCAAAGACGACATCCCGACGGTCGTTGCCGGCGACTACAACATCATTCCGGAAGATATCGACTGCCACAAACCATCCTCGTGGATTCGCGATGCCCTCTTCCAGCCCGAGCCTCGCGAACGCTATCGCGCTCTCCTCGCCATGGGCTACACCGACGCCTTCCGCACGCTGCATCCCGGGGAAACCGGTCAGTTCACCTTCTGGGATTACTTCCGCAAAGCCTTCGAAACCAACCGCGGTATCCGCATCGACCACTTCCTGCTCTCACCGTCACTGAAACCTCGCCTGGCGAAGTGCCACATCGACACTGAACCCCGCAAACTTGAAAAGCCGTCCGATCACACCCCAATTGTTCTAGAGCTCCATTGA
- a CDS encoding anhydro-N-acetylmuramic acid kinase, with amino-acid sequence MSGTSADGINVALVQCVGRGLKTRVKLIAHEEYPYPSVVRHAVLAMMNAAAASVADLARLNFVLGELYADAVLATLKKHNSRCDLIGCHGQTLYHQGEAKSFLGRKVAVTWQTGESAILAARTGVPVVSDFRPADMAAGGKGAPLVPYLDILLFGRPRLGRIVQNIGGIGNMTAIPAGAKHSQVVAFDTGPGNMVIDAVMQQLYSRPYDKDGAIAAEGTPDLEVARAVLRRPFFRRKPPKTAGREEFGREFVAHFIELCGSIPKQDIVATATVVTAMSIRRAIENFLDKPHTYREILVSGGGAKNPTLLRMLGEELENLKVKVRTTAEFGMPIEAKEAVAFAVMAYQTWRRQPSNVPSATGASRPAILGKITYA; translated from the coding sequence ATGAGTGGCACTAGCGCTGACGGTATTAACGTTGCACTCGTGCAGTGCGTCGGTCGCGGCCTCAAGACGCGCGTCAAACTCATCGCGCACGAAGAGTACCCGTATCCATCTGTGGTTCGCCATGCCGTCCTCGCGATGATGAACGCCGCCGCCGCTTCTGTCGCCGACCTCGCGCGATTGAATTTCGTCCTCGGCGAACTTTACGCTGACGCGGTGCTCGCAACCCTCAAGAAACATAACTCCCGTTGCGACCTGATCGGCTGCCACGGACAGACCCTCTACCACCAGGGCGAGGCAAAGTCATTCCTCGGCCGGAAGGTCGCCGTCACATGGCAAACCGGTGAATCAGCAATTCTTGCGGCTCGCACCGGCGTTCCCGTCGTCAGCGACTTCCGCCCCGCCGACATGGCCGCCGGCGGCAAGGGTGCACCACTCGTTCCGTACCTCGACATCCTGCTCTTCGGCCGTCCTCGCCTCGGCCGCATCGTGCAGAACATCGGCGGCATCGGCAACATGACAGCGATCCCCGCTGGTGCCAAGCATTCGCAGGTCGTCGCCTTCGACACCGGTCCCGGCAACATGGTCATCGACGCCGTGATGCAGCAGCTCTACTCACGTCCGTACGACAAAGATGGCGCCATCGCCGCCGAAGGCACGCCTGATCTCGAAGTCGCCCGTGCCGTGCTGCGCCGTCCGTTCTTCCGCCGCAAGCCGCCGAAGACCGCAGGCCGCGAAGAGTTCGGCCGTGAGTTCGTCGCGCATTTCATCGAACTCTGCGGCAGCATCCCGAAGCAGGACATCGTTGCCACTGCAACCGTCGTCACCGCTATGTCGATCCGCCGCGCGATTGAGAACTTTCTCGATAAGCCGCACACCTATCGCGAGATCCTCGTCAGCGGCGGCGGCGCGAAGAACCCCACGCTCCTGCGTATGCTCGGCGAAGAACTCGAAAATTTGAAGGTCAAAGTTCGCACTACCGCCGAATTCGGTATGCCCATCGAAGCCAAGGAAGCTGTGGCCTTCGCCGTGATGGCCTATCAAACCTGGCGACGCCAGCCATCGAACGTACCCAGCGCCACCGGCGCATCTCGTCCGGCGATCCTCGGCAAGATCACCTATGCGTAA
- the tadA gene encoding tRNA adenosine(34) deaminase TadA: MSDELFMEEALREAARAQASGEVPIGAVVVYQDKIIGRGWNRPAFECDPTAHAEIIAIREAGRELGNYRLTDCELFVTLEPCAMCAGAITHARIRRLIYAADDPKAGAVKSALQVLNHPALNHQVEITSGVLAGRAMEMLQAFFRDKRARQT; this comes from the coding sequence ATGTCCGACGAACTCTTCATGGAAGAAGCGCTGCGCGAGGCCGCCCGCGCGCAAGCCAGCGGTGAAGTTCCGATCGGCGCCGTTGTCGTGTACCAGGACAAGATCATAGGTCGCGGTTGGAACCGTCCGGCATTTGAATGCGACCCAACAGCACACGCCGAAATCATCGCCATCCGTGAGGCCGGACGCGAACTCGGCAACTATCGCCTCACCGATTGCGAACTGTTCGTCACGCTCGAGCCCTGTGCGATGTGTGCCGGCGCGATCACTCACGCGCGCATCCGCCGTCTCATCTATGCAGCCGACGATCCCAAAGCTGGCGCGGTAAAGTCAGCGCTGCAAGTTCTGAACCATCCGGCGTTGAACCATCAGGTGGAAATTACGAGTGGAGTGCTGGCAGGGAGGGCCATGGAGATGCTGCAGGCCTTCTTCCGAGACAAGCGCGCACGCCAGACCTGA
- the nagZ gene encoding beta-N-acetylhexosaminidase, translating to MASTRLQELQQQVGQLMIVGFDGTEMSARVRTLLATIQPAGTIFFKRNVATAEQTWKLNYEAQAAVSTPLFRCVDLEGGTVDRLRDAVAPAPSLSNVAATGSKKVMRRFARTLAAEARALGFNTDFAPVFDLRTVESVKVLAGRTIAADPKHIIELAREFLKGFKDENVLGCGKHFPGLGAGAVDSHYELPTISKPWKALWEEDLLPYRKLKDEIAFAMVAHCVYPNATKEKAPASISRFWMTDILRKKIGFKHLICSDDMEMKGVQKAVSIEEACIQAVRGGADLFLVCNNESLVWRCFHAVLREAERDKSFAKQIAAASRRVFEFKKRSRAVRAKFNPAPTLRTVDKLRRTIWELTEEVRYSSPNPERAL from the coding sequence ATGGCTTCTACTCGGCTCCAGGAACTCCAGCAGCAAGTCGGCCAGCTAATGATCGTCGGCTTCGACGGCACCGAGATGTCTGCGCGCGTACGCACGCTTCTCGCTACGATCCAGCCGGCGGGTACCATCTTCTTCAAGCGCAACGTAGCGACTGCCGAGCAGACATGGAAGCTCAACTACGAGGCGCAGGCGGCCGTTTCCACACCGCTCTTCCGTTGCGTTGACCTCGAAGGCGGCACCGTCGATCGCCTTCGAGACGCAGTCGCTCCTGCGCCGTCGCTCTCTAATGTGGCGGCGACCGGATCAAAAAAAGTCATGCGTCGCTTTGCTCGGACGCTCGCAGCAGAAGCTCGCGCTCTCGGATTCAACACTGACTTCGCTCCGGTCTTCGACCTGCGCACAGTCGAATCAGTCAAGGTTCTCGCCGGCCGAACGATCGCAGCCGATCCCAAGCACATCATCGAACTCGCCAGGGAGTTCTTGAAGGGCTTCAAAGACGAAAACGTTCTCGGTTGCGGCAAGCATTTTCCCGGCCTCGGCGCGGGTGCTGTCGATTCCCACTACGAGCTGCCAACCATTAGCAAGCCCTGGAAGGCGTTATGGGAAGAGGACCTGCTTCCCTATCGCAAGCTTAAAGACGAGATCGCCTTTGCGATGGTCGCGCACTGCGTTTACCCGAACGCTACGAAAGAAAAGGCCCCCGCTTCCATCTCCCGTTTCTGGATGACAGACATCCTGCGCAAGAAGATCGGATTTAAGCACCTCATCTGTTCCGACGACATGGAGATGAAAGGTGTTCAAAAAGCGGTTTCGATCGAAGAAGCCTGCATCCAGGCAGTCCGCGGCGGCGCCGATCTTTTTCTCGTCTGCAACAACGAATCGCTTGTGTGGCGTTGCTTTCACGCTGTGCTGCGTGAAGCCGAACGCGACAAATCCTTTGCGAAACAAATCGCAGCCGCGTCTCGCCGCGTGTTCGAGTTCAAGAAACGTTCGCGGGCCGTGCGAGCCAAGTTCAACCCTGCGCCGACTCTCCGCACCGTAGACAAGCTTCGTCGCACGATCTGGGAACTCACCGAAGAAGTTCGCTACAGCAGCCCCAATCCGGAGCGGGCCCTTTGA
- a CDS encoding TonB-dependent receptor: MFKYRMIAALIFVLAAIQSFASVVGSVRGIVHDPQHRPLDSATITLTARGSDYRQTTTTNSAGEFAFAAVPAGEYEITVVATNFRAAVQSVQVTASAAPVLHFQLAVATQSQTVEVTDSGEGLDVQPATGMVSSRDIARTPGATRTNSLAMITNFVPGAYMVHDQLHVRGGHQVSWMIDGIPVPNTNIASNVGPQIDPKDIDYLEVQRGDYSAEFGDRAYGVFNAVTHSGFERNREGELILNYGSYNQTNSQINAGDHTQTFAWYASLSGNRTDVGLETPTPEVLHDMNSGVSGFLSLIWNKGNHDQFRVVSSARNDFYQVPNTPEQQAAGVADTEREHDVFLNGAWVHTTASNTVFTLAPFYHLNHAAYDGSAADDPVIPVQDRTSQYAGVFAAATLVKAKNTLRLGTQMYAQHDNAFFGVTCSESGLTAETCGPDADPPSPTAVNDRVTPWGGVEAVFAEDTYNPLPWLRVNGGLRFTHFDGEISESSVDPRVGAQIRLPHLQWVLHGFYGRYYQPPPLATVGGPILELANQQGFGFLPLKGERDEQWEAGVSVPFRKWRGDVSYFQTKARNFFDHDVLGNSNIFFPLTIARAHIHGTEVTVNSPTVFGRAQWHLVFSRQWAEGSGGITGGLTDFSPPEEGSFFLDHDQRTTIATGMTVNLPWRTWVSANFAFGSGFLYEDGPQHLGSNNTVDLAVTKSIGERWSIGASFINVADHRFLIDAANTFGGTHWSEPLQVTGEVKYRFKF, from the coding sequence ATGTTCAAGTACCGCATGATTGCGGCGCTGATATTCGTATTGGCAGCAATTCAGAGTTTTGCTTCGGTCGTGGGATCGGTGCGCGGAATCGTGCACGATCCGCAGCATCGTCCGCTGGACAGCGCGACAATCACGCTGACGGCACGCGGATCGGACTACCGACAGACCACAACGACGAACAGCGCCGGCGAATTCGCTTTCGCGGCCGTGCCTGCCGGCGAATATGAGATTACCGTTGTCGCAACAAATTTTCGCGCCGCTGTACAGAGCGTGCAGGTGACGGCGAGCGCCGCGCCGGTGCTGCACTTCCAACTCGCGGTGGCAACGCAAAGCCAAACCGTTGAGGTCACCGACAGCGGGGAAGGGCTCGACGTGCAGCCGGCAACGGGAATGGTGAGCAGTCGCGATATCGCGCGCACCCCCGGCGCAACACGCACGAACAGTCTTGCGATGATCACCAACTTCGTGCCGGGCGCCTACATGGTCCACGACCAGTTGCATGTGCGCGGCGGACACCAGGTTAGCTGGATGATCGACGGCATTCCGGTGCCGAATACGAACATCGCGAGCAATGTCGGACCGCAGATCGATCCCAAGGACATCGATTATCTCGAGGTGCAACGCGGCGACTACTCGGCGGAGTTCGGGGATCGCGCTTACGGTGTGTTCAACGCGGTGACGCATAGCGGCTTCGAGCGCAATCGCGAGGGTGAACTGATCCTCAACTACGGCAGCTACAACCAGACCAACAGTCAAATCAATGCGGGCGATCACACACAGACTTTCGCGTGGTATGCGAGCTTGAGTGGCAATCGCACCGACGTTGGACTGGAGACACCGACGCCGGAAGTGCTGCACGACATGAACAGCGGCGTGAGTGGGTTTCTTTCGCTGATCTGGAACAAAGGAAACCACGATCAATTTCGCGTAGTGAGTTCCGCGCGCAACGATTTTTACCAGGTGCCGAATACTCCGGAGCAGCAGGCAGCCGGGGTGGCGGACACCGAGCGCGAACACGATGTGTTCCTGAACGGCGCGTGGGTGCATACGACGGCGTCGAATACGGTCTTCACCTTGGCCCCGTTCTATCACTTGAATCACGCTGCTTACGATGGCAGCGCGGCGGATGATCCGGTGATTCCTGTTCAGGACCGCACCTCGCAGTACGCGGGCGTGTTTGCAGCGGCGACGCTGGTGAAGGCTAAGAACACGCTGCGGCTTGGCACGCAGATGTATGCGCAGCACGACAACGCATTCTTCGGCGTAACGTGCAGCGAGAGCGGACTGACAGCCGAGACGTGCGGACCGGATGCGGATCCGCCATCGCCAACCGCGGTGAATGATCGCGTGACGCCGTGGGGCGGCGTGGAAGCGGTGTTCGCCGAAGACACTTACAATCCGCTGCCGTGGCTGCGCGTGAATGGCGGGCTGCGCTTCACGCACTTCGATGGCGAGATCAGCGAGTCTTCGGTCGATCCGCGAGTGGGGGCGCAGATCAGGCTGCCGCACTTGCAATGGGTGCTGCACGGGTTCTACGGGCGCTACTATCAGCCTCCACCGCTGGCGACGGTCGGAGGGCCGATTCTCGAACTTGCGAACCAGCAGGGCTTTGGCTTCCTGCCGTTGAAGGGCGAGCGTGACGAGCAGTGGGAAGCGGGCGTCTCCGTGCCGTTTCGCAAATGGCGCGGCGATGTCAGCTACTTCCAAACCAAAGCGAGGAATTTCTTCGACCACGATGTGCTGGGGAACTCGAACATTTTTTTCCCGCTGACGATCGCACGGGCGCACATCCATGGAACGGAAGTTACAGTGAACTCGCCGACTGTATTCGGCCGCGCGCAGTGGCACCTGGTGTTCTCCCGTCAGTGGGCGGAAGGATCGGGCGGGATAACGGGTGGCCTCACCGATTTCTCACCGCCGGAGGAGGGAAGTTTTTTCCTCGACCACGATCAGCGCACGACGATTGCGACCGGGATGACGGTGAACTTGCCGTGGCGGACTTGGGTATCTGCGAATTTCGCATTCGGGTCCGGATTCCTTTATGAGGATGGGCCGCAGCATCTTGGGTCGAACAATACCGTGGACCTGGCAGTGACGAAGTCGATCGGGGAGCGATGGAGTATCGGAGCTTCGTTCATCAATGTGGCGGATCACCGGTTCCTGATTGACGCCGCCAACACCTTCGGCGGGACGCATTGGTCGGAGCCGCTGCAGGTGACGGGGGAAGTGAAGTATCGATTTAAGTTCTGA
- a CDS encoding TIGR00282 family metallophosphoesterase, translating into MRILFVGDIFGRPGRSIVEERIPALIRERNIDLAIANAENAAGGFGLTPSIAEELFALGFDALTTGNHVWDKKEIIEYFNNAAKNPGSLAHKIVRPANYPNGTPGWGFYEGHTAGGREFSGVPFAVINLQGRVFMANNDDPFRKADEILEKIKAKVVIVDIHAEATSEKVALAWYLEGRVTAVLGTHTHVPTADERVLPGGTAAQTDVGMSGPYASVIGVQKELIVQRFLSNMPSRFEAATDDVRLCGCIIECDDQTGRAKDIERIMIHEVEA; encoded by the coding sequence GTGCGGATCCTTTTCGTCGGTGACATCTTTGGACGCCCCGGTCGCAGCATTGTAGAAGAGCGCATCCCCGCGCTCATCCGCGAGCGCAACATTGATCTCGCCATCGCCAACGCTGAGAACGCCGCCGGCGGATTCGGCCTCACGCCGTCGATCGCCGAAGAACTCTTCGCGCTTGGTTTCGACGCCCTTACCACGGGCAACCACGTGTGGGACAAAAAAGAGATCATCGAGTACTTCAACAACGCCGCGAAGAATCCGGGCAGTCTCGCGCACAAGATCGTGCGTCCCGCGAACTATCCGAATGGCACTCCCGGCTGGGGATTCTACGAGGGCCACACCGCCGGGGGCCGGGAATTCAGCGGCGTCCCCTTCGCCGTAATCAACCTGCAAGGCCGCGTCTTCATGGCCAACAACGACGACCCCTTCCGCAAGGCTGATGAAATCCTTGAGAAGATCAAAGCGAAAGTAGTCATCGTTGACATCCACGCTGAAGCGACCTCTGAGAAGGTCGCGCTCGCCTGGTATCTGGAAGGCCGTGTCACCGCGGTCCTCGGCACGCACACCCACGTTCCGACTGCGGATGAACGCGTTCTTCCCGGCGGCACCGCGGCACAAACCGACGTCGGCATGAGCGGTCCTTACGCGAGCGTCATCGGCGTGCAAAAAGAGTTGATCGTGCAGCGCTTCCTCAGCAACATGCCGAGCCGCTTCGAGGCCGCTACTGACGACGTCCGCCTTTGCGGCTGCATCATCGAATGCGACGATCAGACTGGCCGCGCCAAAGACATCGAGCGCATCATGATCCACGAAGTCGAAGCATAG
- a CDS encoding cupin domain-containing protein, which yields MTKMTAERVKELLGLKPLAIEGGYFSETYRAEQVIAREALGDEYGGARRVCTAIYYLLEPGEFSEMHRVKSDEIFHFYLGDPVEMLQLWPDGSTRRVVIGTDLDAGMQPQVIVPRGVWQGCRLIAGGSVALMGCTVSPGFEYADYESGKRDELVRGWGSVKDMIEALTRT from the coding sequence ATGACAAAGATGACCGCGGAGCGCGTTAAGGAACTGCTGGGCCTGAAGCCATTAGCAATCGAAGGCGGATATTTTTCGGAGACCTATCGTGCGGAGCAGGTGATTGCGCGTGAAGCGCTGGGTGACGAATATGGCGGGGCTCGGCGTGTTTGCACCGCGATTTATTACTTGTTGGAGCCGGGCGAGTTTTCTGAAATGCATCGGGTGAAGTCGGACGAGATTTTTCATTTCTATCTTGGCGATCCTGTGGAGATGTTGCAGTTGTGGCCGGATGGATCGACGCGTCGGGTGGTGATTGGAACGGACCTTGATGCCGGGATGCAACCGCAAGTCATCGTGCCGCGCGGCGTGTGGCAGGGATGTCGATTAATCGCCGGCGGAAGTGTGGCTTTGATGGGGTGCACGGTAAGTCCGGGATTTGAGTATGCGGATTATGAGAGTGGGAAGCGAGATGAGTTGGTGCGCGGATGGGGATCTGTGAAAGATATGATCGAGGCGCTTACCCGAACATAA